A segment of the Trifolium pratense cultivar HEN17-A07 linkage group LG7, ARS_RC_1.1, whole genome shotgun sequence genome:
GGGTTTCAGTTTTCCAACGTGTTTAAGACTCAaggattctgtttttttttttttggttttaacatatatatatatatacacttgtcatttttatatatttatttatttattatttgagtGAAATACCAAATACTCCTaaaatttatttacttatttatttatttattatttgaggaaaaaataaatgtattatGTACTCTTTTTCTCTTAATCATGTTTTTGTTCCGTTGGATTTTTCttgtaatatttttaatgaggcagtttaCACACAAAGGATGATGTACTCTTTTACCTTCACTAGAAGTTTTTCCCAATGGATTTTTCGGCATATCCTCGATGGATATTCAATGgaaagtgttatgaatattattagtgaATGTCAATATAGGTCACCGGCTCATGTAATTGACTCATtatgtttacctatatataaatACTATGTATGAATAATATAGACTATTGTTTCGCTCTTTCTTGTCTTGTTCATCTATGCCCTTGTTTACATCAGTTTATAACAAGGTTGGAGTAGTAACTCACAAATATTGTTAAGTAACCATAGAAAAGTAGAGAGAAAATGTAGAAAACTTATATTGATGATAATGAGTAGAATTataatgaatgaaaaaattaGGTACAAATAACTTATTTATAGACTAACTAACTAGACTAACTaactactaactttttttttaacagcaaatatattattaaccaggtctctgcacaagacgagcAGAGACCGGTATAAAAGTAATTACATAACATGACGTCGTATATATGCGGAACGCCAAGATTAAACACCAAAGCAACCACGACCTGACAGAGATCCACCTCATAAACCCACCAAGAGACACCAACCCAGCCCCAAAAGTTTTCACTAGATCGACTCTAAGTGATTTCAACCCTAAGTTGTTTACTCCCTccaatataagcaaaaattcaattttcagATTTATTCAActtaatctataatataaatcacatacataaattattcaattaatttgaaagttaatttttgcatataattaagtttgtcattatattatggtagaaaatttatttagaataaaatatttaaaatttgttatataatattgttaaaatataagtgaaactatgtgatattttttgtaaaacttattaaatgaataaatttgattataattgtcaattataaattattcaattttttatgtatccgTCATAAATAatagtcccgtgtatattttttaataaaaacttaGAAAGTTgattaggataatttagtagatttgatagtaattaactttattgtattattattattattatattattattactaatagttaatagtatatattttttttatgaaaaatattgtttatgtttctttgttTTAATAGAGaattatattcttaattttatgcatattgatcttattttttctataattttttattgactattttattctcatttttcttttaataatatatagattatTGAGTTGGTCGTATTTATGAgtatagattgttctgttttgttccaatttataatctgttttgtttatattttcaaacatatcattttttttgtatttatcttctattctttctatatatttttttttaatcaaattataatgaaggatataaaacttgtaacgtaattaaaagtaataagaataaattaataattctgaaagtaatcgattttaatatattaatactCCTTCCGgtcatatatataagaaaaagtttacattttagattcattgtaaagttgatgtattatactccctccggtcctttttataaggaacactttgaaaaaatcacacagaccaaggaaacacatttaacatagttattttcatttaatactcttataaatttaaatttattccatatttacccttatttaattactttttattcaactaacttacttatttttaaattctctttcataataaataagggcataagtgaaattgaacatttagaacatttgaaaattggtcaaagtttcttataaaaaggaccaaatttttttcccaaagtgttccttataataaggaccggagggagtagtctagatacatcaactttacaatgaatctagaaaataaacattctcttatatataggaccggagggagtaatagaTAAGAGAATGCTTGCTATAGCTTGTTTCATAAAAATGTTATAGAGTCAAGTATTTATAGGTAAACGACGTGACCCACATAAATTTGTCTTTAATAGGTAACCTACGTTACATATAGCATTTAGAGCATCTCTAATAAGGGTATCTAAGAGAGATTTATAGACTGATGATACTAAGCATGTCAATAAAACccatacccgcgggtacccgcccaaaccatacccgctttgacgaggaaaacccgagttgactgtgtttgggttcgggtttgggttttccccgattttaAATGATGGGTTTGGGgtgggtaatgggtacattgatacccaccccgaacccgtccccgaacccgccccgttatactaaaaaatagattcacctcttttaaattagaaacgcttaaacaatcttttaaatcacattcatatatttattttttatttttaatttgagtgttaaacaaaccattttctctattttttttctttatttaaaaatatattgttgagagaaaataattttggacatttaacttcttttattttaataaaaaaatactaaaatacaatttaaattCACGTGGAAAGAGgtgtaatggggatacccgaaacccgttGGGGATACCcaatccccgttgggtatgggtttggggttatcatttttatctcCGCTCGAGTTTGGAATGAGTTTGGGgaaaacccgaactttatgggtttgggtttggggagggcaaaatccGTCCCCATCCCGCCCCATTGTCATGCCTAGATGATACGGTAtcttaacttttttattattggagTTTCATGACATGACACAgagggtatcaaaattgatgataccgataccttaaataaggtaccgtatcatcaatttaatgatattattatttttgtttttggtatataaatccaatttaataacttccatatatgtcaaaatattattgtttttcattaatatatgatactcaaaaaataatatcacaattggagtaaaatatgtatgagttgcaaaaacattactacctccgtcccaaAACAATGGTCCTTTACGCATACCAAAGCATAATTtgaatcattaatatctttagttttttttcttatgaaaaattataaaaatttaatattgtgaaaatatttattgagacaaatcaaacaggatcttatttgttaatatttgtctttatatattagtaaagaAATACGGTCAAAATAAATGTCAATAGTCAAACAGGGACAATTGTTTTGGGACGAAAGGAGTACATGACATTGTAGGACCACTTATTAGTAATACATATGATACCCAAAatggtatcaccattggagatgctcttacAACCATCATAGATTTCATTGGACTTTGGGAAAAATTCAATTAACTCACGCTCAATTGTATTTATTTGCggtcaatttcttttagatttaaGGTACGTATGTAATAGAAAGGCTTATTAAGAACTTTTATATTTATcggcaattttgttttttctacaCTAACTAGAAAAAGTTATTCGTACAATTAATTTCAGTGAATTACCATTTcatttaagataaaaaaaaattatccaaaaaaataatttataatatgtaAAAAGTCAGACCTATTtacctttctctctcctctaaaatAATCTCCTCTCAGCCATTCTGCTCTCTCAATGATTTGGcattaaattcattaattaggccgatttttaaaattcaattagatgtttgtttaaaccttgttctggactgggccaagagttGGCCCAATTATCCTCCTGCCCGGAATTTGGGGCACAACCCAATAAGGGGAGGtctccccgacacgtcagcccaTGACGCGTTCTCCACGACATAACGGGTTCGCAACACGATAAGCACGTGCTATGCCATCCAACCGCGACTTCAGCCAGTGAGCTTATCCGTTATCCACCAATAgtggaacggctccaaccaagatagggGCTAATAACCGCCTCTCATatgatacagggactatcttgacAGTTGAGAATATTGGGCCGGTTATTCCAGCCCATTAGACCAACATTTGGCCCAGCACCGGGggcaactatataagctctcctatacaggagagccaggtattcaaTTCTTcacacactctctctcttctttctagTATCTCTCATTCTCTTGctgacttaagcatcggagtgcctgcaggtataACCCCCCCCCTCCGGTGGACGAATTGCTCAATGGATTGGCCATCTCCTATTCTGATCAACAGGTTAGATCAGTGGCCACGACTATGGGGACTGAGTTCTTCCCCATCTTTTGTCTTGCTTCAAGATTCTAAAGATCAAAACCGATTCTCTCCAACCAACAACTTTCTCCATGGCTAGTTCATCGCAATTCAACAACAACGACGGTGACGATCAAGTCTCCACCGTCCCAACCTCTCCCTAGTGAGAGCAGAACACTATTTTGTCACCGGTGCGTGACAATAACGTGACAACGTTTCCAGAAACCGATCCTCGCGACAGGCAAGAAGCCTCCGTCTCGTCCGAGGAGGATGGCGTTCAGATTCTGACCGAACGTCAGGTGGGCAAGCTTCCCAAGTCCACACAGGAAATACCAGTGGACACCGCCGAACAGGTCACCTCTGTGGCCAACTCAGATATCGCAGCCATAATCGCTGCCTTGAAACAAACTACTGAGTCCATAAAGGCTCAAGGTCGTCGACTAGACGAGCATAATACAGACTCGTCGCGGTGGAGAAGAGGCAGCGACGCAAAAGgaccaactctcccccgcggagacaACATACTACTGCATTCCCTTCCCGTCAGGTGGCTGTCAAACAACGACGCCCTGACCTAGAGAGGGTCGACCAGCCTGCTCGTAAGCGAGAGCGCACTCCTCCTCTACGCGAGGGCAGGCTCTCCCCGGGCAAGAAAGGGAAGGCTGATACCCAGCGCCGTCATTCACCTCAAGGCTTGGTGATGATGGCCAAGCAAGGCACGTCGGGCAGCAACGCCCATCGCAACAACCACAGGTCTCGCAGCCCAACACCTCTGCCCAACAACCACAAGAATATTGTTCATGATTCAACTTAAGAAGGAAGATCAAACCGAATTGAACCATTATAACAATTTGGTAAAACTGAATTGAATTGGTACAAAGATTAGGTACATTGATTTTAAGTTTCAGAATTgttaaagaaaaagaagaagaaaattgaacTGAATATTATGATTACTAAAATTCATCCGGTTACTATTGTAAATTGTGTATTATCTACTAAAGGGCATCGACAAATGcgcatttaaaaatttgtgaatgtacttcaccaaaaaaaaagttgtgaatgtaattttttaataaaaaactttcataatatgaaatatgatgttaatatttttgaaacgAGATTTTTATACTTGACAATTCTAGGTGTCTATTTTGCTATGCATCATTAGATATATTTTGGTTATGaatttttgtatgattatgcatattTTGCTATACATTACTGAATATTTTGGCAATTAGTatttgtatgattattagtGCATTGTATTTTGGTTATGAATGCATTATTAtgtgatgtttttatttttttaaaaagaaagatgcaaaatattttgttttttattaaaaaagacaCTACAAGAAATCTCCAAATTATTGACCAACTTTATTGACGGTCAAAAGCCCTCAATAATTTATTGGCGGATAAAAGCACTCAATAACTAAGAAAATcggtcaaaaaatatattttaattaaagaaaaacattattgacggccaaaaaaaataacgtCATACTACTGTCATAATTTTGATcgaaaaatatagatattttgttaatatttgatGTCCGTGGATCTCCGCGGCTACCATGGGAATCTGTGTGGATGCGGACAAACATTCCCCTGTGGTTGGAATTGGGATGGGGACGCGGAATAATTTGGGGGGCAGGGCAGGGAGCGGGGAAGCCTCCCCGGCACATTCTCTGCCCCTTTGATATCCCTATTCAACTGTACATATTTTGAATGCTAAATACAACAAGAttgatcattattttttttttgttattaaccTTCTTTTTAAATTATAGCTACCAAACAAGTAATATCATAATAATTATTTGGCATTATAAATTcactataatatattttttgtgtagGTGAAGTTTCGGATTGGAAGTTATTTGAATTGtgttaagttatttttataattaaacttaatttaaatgtatatttgatctctatattttcatcaaaGTAAAATTTACGTTCTCCGTtctaaaattgatattttggtccaaaattaaattttattttgaattataaGTCATTGTTTATTTATACgcatttttaatttgtatgcaaattaaaaactaacatttttaaagaaaaaactatTCAGTGTGACTTATTAAGcagttttttatttgataattataaaaaatttaatattaaaatgtttatttttgtagTTTCATTTTTACCCGTGTTTGgtacgggtccggatactagttcaATGAGTGAGGAAATTTTTTTGTTGGGTTTGTCGTTGAAAATATGTTACAAATTAAATGGGTTGGTTGAAAATTATTACAAATTAAATGTGGTCGTTAGGTCCTAAAATAAATGTTcgttgaaaaattaaataatataatttagtaATAATATGTAAGTGTAATTCAACTGAAAACAACTAAAATATTATTGGAAGGATCAGAATTAGAATCTAAATTTTTAAGGTTTAAATAACCAATTGGTCTCTATAAGTTTTCGAGTTTTTGGTTTTCATCCATGTAtccttttgtttaaaaaaattcctgTATGTGCAAATccttttggtttaaaaaaaaatgataatttcaGTTacattgtgtttgattttaaaattgtttatgaTATTGGATAAATTGGAGGAcaagagacatgacaaaaaactgaaaattttgTCATCCATCGAACCACggaacaactttttgtcctttgtacaagttgtctaaaataccaaaataatattttatctaTCAAACACCGTACAACATAAAATTTGTTGAATACCTTCTATCTTATATTGTCATGTATTATTCTGTCCGGTACATATGAAACGAACCCTGCATATTTATAAGTGGCTGCTAGCTGGGCCGTTGAATtaaaatcattgaaaaaatgataaCTAATGCATGTGGGtcataaattaagtaaatgaatattataaaatttattttaaaaattgggCTTCGGTTGTAtcaccttaaaaaaattatattattttcaatacaaaattaatttattttcttaactatTGTTCCTGAAACACTATAAACCATTTTTCTACTTCACTGCCACTCTCAAACACTGCAAAATTTTCAATCATCCAATCTCCTTGCCTTGTGTTCTGTTTTTGAAGGATGGCTCAACAAATTCTATACGGTGTTGCTACAAGTCTCATTAACAGGTGATTTCATTTTCAACCgtttatctatatatattattattttcacttaagattatcatatatatatatatatatatatatggttgtTTATTACATTTAATTCGAAGTGAcatgtgaaaatgaaaatagttaCAAGATTTGCTGAaaattttctttacaataatatatagttttgGCTTCTGCTGCCTTACGTGAATATGGACGGATTAACGGTGTTATGGATGAATTGGAAAGGCTTAACAACACAGTTGAATCTATTAGAGCTGTGTTACTTGATGCTGATGAGAAACAAGAGCAAAGTCATGTCATACAAAATTGGGTTAGAAGGCTCAAAGATGTGCTTATTCCTGCAGATGACTTGCTAGATGAATTTGTTATTCAAGATATGATACAAAAAAGGGATCATAAACCTCATCAAAACAAACTAACAAAGGTACTTCATTCCTTCTCTCCAAACAAAATTGCTTTTCGCCGAGACATGGCTCGTGAGATTGTAAAAATACAAAACAAGTTTAATGATGTGGTGAGAGATATGTGTGGGTTGAATTTAAACTCAAATGTTGCGGTGGTTGAGAAAACTAATAGTGAACGAAGGGAAACCGATTCTTATGTGTCAGAATCAGATATCATTGGAAGAGAAGAAGATAAGAACAAGATTATAAGCTTGTTGAAACAGCCTTGTGAAATTCAGAATGTGTTTGTGGTTGCTATTGTTGGGATTGGTGGTTTAGGAAAGACAACTCTTGCTCAGTTGTTATATAATGACATGGAGGTACAGAATTTGTTTGAAAAGAGTATGTGGGTATGTGTCTCTGAGAACTTTGATGTCAAAACTATTATGAAGAATATGTTGATGTCACTAACCAAGaataaaattgatgatacaTTACCATTGGACTACCTGCAAAATATGCTTCGAAACAATTTAACCGGTAAGAGATACTTGTTAGTCCTAGACGACGTTTGGAATGAGAGTTATGAAAAATGGGCTCAATTGAGAACTTATTTGATGTGTGGTGCTCGAGGCAGTAATGTTGTATTGACAACTCGTAATACAATGGTGGCAAAAACCATGGGTGTAAGTGTCCTCCATGTTTTGAATGGTTTGAGTCCAACAGAATCTTGGAGTTTATTAAAGAAGATTACATTTGGAGATGATACCATTAGAGTGAATCAGACATTTGAATCAATTGGTAAGAAGATCGCAGAAAAGTGCAAAGGAGTTCCATTAGCAATTAGATCATTGGGAGGAATATTACAGAGTAAAAGTGAAGAAAAAGAATGGATTGATGTCTTAACAAGTGATTTTTGGAAAGTGTGTGAGGTTAAAGATAGCATCTTGCCGGTCCTAAAATTGAGTTATCTTAACTTGTCGCCTCAACAAAGACAATGTTTTGCTTATTGCTCTTTATATCCTAAGTGTTGGAAATTTAATAAGGATGAGTTGATTCAAATGTGGATGGCACAAGGGTATCTTGACTGTTCAGTTGAAGGGCAATGCATGGAAGATGTTGGTAACCAATTCATTAaaattttcttgatgaaatcaTTCTTCAAAGATGCAAGAATAAATGCAGATGGTGatatatatggttttaaaatGCACGATTTAATGCACGATCTTGCGACACAAGTAGCTGGCAATGATTGTTGTTACTTGAATAGTAAGACAAAAAGATGTCTAGGAAAACCGGTGCATGTATCGGTGGAACTGGATGCAATTTGTTTATTGGAATCATTGGATGCTAGTAGGCTGCGAACTTTGATTGTCTTTTCTTTCAAAAGCGATGGTTTTTTGGATACACAGAAATTGTCAGTAATTTCAACATTCAAATACTTGTGTGTCTTGAAGCTGTGCAATTTTATTGAAAACTTGGTATGTTTGGTTATTGATAATATTATGATGATCTTCAA
Coding sequences within it:
- the LOC123895965 gene encoding disease resistance protein RGA2-like, yielding MDELERLNNTVESIRAVLLDADEKQEQSHVIQNWVRRLKDVLIPADDLLDEFVIQDMIQKRDHKPHQNKLTKVLHSFSPNKIAFRRDMAREIVKIQNKFNDVVRDMCGLNLNSNVAVVEKTNSERRETDSYVSESDIIGREEDKNKIISLLKQPCEIQNVFVVAIVGIGGLGKTTLAQLLYNDMEVQNLFEKSMWVCVSENFDVKTIMKNMLMSLTKNKIDDTLPLDYLQNMLRNNLTGKRYLLVLDDVWNESYEKWAQLRTYLMCGARGSNVVLTTRNTMVAKTMGVSVLHVLNGLSPTESWSLLKKITFGDDTIRVNQTFESIGKKIAEKCKGVPLAIRSLGGILQSKSEEKEWIDVLTSDFWKVCEVKDSILPVLKLSYLNLSPQQRQCFAYCSLYPKCWKFNKDELIQMWMAQGYLDCSVEGQCMEDVGNQFIKIFLMKSFFKDARINADGDIYGFKMHDLMHDLATQVAGNDCCYLNSKTKRCLGKPVHVSVELDAICLLESLDASRLRTLIVFSFKSDGFLDTQKLSVISTFKYLCVLKLCNFIENLCLRNDMDQFINAMLNVQRAVMTDAEADAWTSFKSFNESRIKVPKDVTGKEMVTEV